One window of the Tachypleus tridentatus isolate NWPU-2018 chromosome 10, ASM421037v1, whole genome shotgun sequence genome contains the following:
- the LOC143229807 gene encoding uncharacterized protein LOC143229807, whose product MKHNSAVGIILFILFMNGLMCDRFEGENRIPETCSQDETKEINFCKEKYEKLAKELAPRKEDLNVSERKKFCSALAKFRNCLQVKRAEETLSCLSEDGIMKGTQKEMENFNVKCSSVKLSVSRFLCLLQL is encoded by the exons ATGAAACATAATAGTGCTGTTGGAATCATCCTGTTTATTCTGTTTATGAATG GACTAATGTGTGATCGTTTTGAAGGAGAAAACCGAATCCCAG AAACATGCTCACAAGATGAAACTAAAGAGATTAACTTCTGTaaggaaaaatatgaaaaactagcAAAAGAACTTGCTCCAAGAAAAGAAGATTTGAATGTTTCAGAAAGAAAGAAGTTCTGCTC TGCTTTAGCAAAATTTAGAAATTGCTTGCAAGTAAAGAGAGCAGAAGAGACACTGTCATGCTTATCTGAAGATGGTATCATGAAAGGGACCCAGAAGGAAATGGAGAATTTCAATGTGAAATGTTCCTCTGTAAAACTTTCAGTTTCACGGTTTCTCTGCTTGTTACAGTTGTGA